Within bacterium, the genomic segment AGGTTTTTTGGGTTTCAGGTTCTACGATATATTAAAACTCCCTCCCGGGCGGGCCGCAGAAAGACGCCTTCCAAAGGGATGGGGTATCATGACCGATGACATAGTCGCCGGTATATATGCCTTTATTCTCGCTCATCTGTTCAACCTGCTTTTCCCAAAGCTGGCAATATGGACACCATGGATTTCGTGATCATTGCCATAGGCGATGAACTGCTTTCCGGCAGGACTATCGACACTAATTCTGCATGGCTATCTTCGCAAATCGATAAACTTGGTTTTCAGACTACCTGGCACCTCACTGTTGCGGACAAGATTGATACGATAACCGAAGCTATCACTCGCGCAAAAAGGCGCGGCAGTGTGTGCATTCTAAGCGGTGGCCTCGGCCCCACAGTGGATGATGTAACTATCGAAGCCATCTGCAAATTCTTTGGTCGAAAGCTCTTAACTGAAGAATCTATCCTCGATGAGATAAAGGAAAAATACATCGATAGAGGCCTACCCCTTCCGAAAAGCGGTATTCCGAATGAAGCGCTTATTCCAGAGCGAGCTACCGCGCTCAAAAATTCTGTTGGTATGGCCCCCGGCATCTTAATCGAGGAGGATGGATTTATTCTAATAGCGCTCCCAGGTGTGCCCCATGAGTTGAAGGATATATTTATTCATTGCGTAGCACATTTCCTTGAAAAATATCAACCAAAGAACAGCGTTCTTACGAATGTCATCTACACGACAGGCATTGCCGAGAGCTCACTCTCCTGTAAACTGGAAAAAATCCTACATAAATTTCCCGAACAGAAGATTGCATTTTATCCAGGTTATTATGGCGTAGAAGTGCGCCTCACGAGCACAACCAATGCGGGCTTCAAGAGTTTCAGTGAGAAGATATTCGAGATATGCAAACCGTGGTGCTATTCTACGGTTAAGAGGGACCTTCCTAATATTATTGGCGCGCTCTTAAAGAAGCGCAACCACAAAGTTTCAGCTGCAGAAAGTTGCACTGGCGGCCTTCTTTCTTCGAGGCTAGTTGATGTCGCGGGCGCAAGCATGTGGTTCGAAGGCGGAGTGGTCAGTTACTCTAACGATGCCAAAGTTGAGCTTCTTGGAGTGGAGCATTCTGTGCTTGAAAAATATGGGGCCGTTTCCGGTGTAGTAGCTTCGCAGATGGCACGCGGCTCATGCATAAAATTCCACGCGGATTATGGTTTATCCACCACTGGTATCGCCGGACCTACTGGGGAATCGAAAGAAAAACCCCTAGGCTTGGTGTTTTACGCTGTTCATTCTCCTGAAGGAACGTTTATTCGCTCAAATATATTTGCCGGCGGAAGAGAATCTCACAGGCACAAAACTTCACAGGCAGTTCTGACAATGCTCTGGCTTATTTTAGAGGGCCGATATAATAATCATATTTGGGTAGATGGCAGCAAAGAGTTTCTTTTATGAGGTCTTCACAGAACCAGATAAGGACCTTCATATGCCTCGAACTGCCGAAGGATATACAAAAAACCATCGACAACGGCCTCACTGAGCCGCTGAGAAAAACCTCGGCCCGATGTTCCTTCGTTAAGCCGGGAAATCTCCACCTCACGCTTAAATTTCTCGGAGATATCGACCCATCGGAAATAGACCATATATCTGGAGAGATTCTAGAGTCTATTCGTGGATATCCGCCATTTAAGTTATCGCTCAGCAAAGTCGGAAGTTTCGGTGGTCATACACCGCGTGTCGTGTGGGCAGGTCTCGATGGCGAAATTATGCGCCTCGGTGAGGTTGCATCCAATATTGATAAAGCTTTGGCCAAACTCGGTTTTAAAAAGGAAAAAAGGGCTTTCAAACCACATCTCACTGTTGCGCGCGTCCGAGATAATCAAAGAAGCGATGAACTCCTTCGGATTATTAGGGAAGTTGGATCGCTTACCGGCGATTTCACAGCCGATAAAATAATATTCATGAAGAGCAAACTCTCCTCAGGCGGGAGCATTTATGAACCGCTTGCAGAATTCCCCCTATTAGCTTAATATTAAATCAAGCTAATATGTTCATTATTATCTTTATTATTCCCAACTCTAAAGGGAATCCATAATTTTTTATTCTTCTTTTTTTGAATACGACTGAAAACTTCATGTATTCAACGACATATTGAAAATTTGAGTGAATATAACAAATATTCATGTATATTTAATAAAATATAAACTGGAGGGTATATGGCAAATAACGAAAAACAGAGGGATAAGGCGCTTGAACTAGCTATCGAAAGCATCCATAAAGCATTCGGTGACGGCGCTATTATGCGTCTTGGTGATAACGGAACACCTAAGCAAATCCCCAGCATAAGCACACACTCCCTCGGCCTCGATTTAGCCTTGGGCATCGGAGGTATCCCACGTGGAAGGATCAGCGAAATTTTTGGCCCGGAATCATCCGGGAAAACCACCCTTGCTCTTCATGTTATTGCCGAGGCTCAAAAAAAGGGTGGTCTTGCGGCCTTTATCGACGCCGAACACGCGATGGATCCGGTTTATGCCGAGGCTCTTGGAGTAAAAGTAGATAGCCTTTGGGTCTCACAACCCGATAACGGCGAACAAGCGCTCGAAATATGCGAGACCATCGTTCGTAGCGGCGCAATGGACATTGTAGTAATAGACTCGGTCGCAGCCCTTGTGCCCCGCGCCGAGATCGAGGGCGAAATGGGCGATAGACAGGTTGGAGCCCAGGCAAGACTGATGAGCCAAGCACTTCGTAAACTCGCCGGTGCTATTAGTAAATCTAATACTGCGGTTGTTTTTGTCAACCAAACACGTATGAAGATCGGTGTGATGTTCGGCAATCCCGAGACTACCTCGGGCGGAGTAGCTCTGAAGTTCTACGCTAGCGTGCGAATCAATATTCGGCGCGGTGCTACAATAAAGGTTAAGGAACAATCGATAGGAAACAAAGTTTATATACAGGTAGTGAAAAACAAGCTTGCACCGCCATTCCGTAAGACTGAATGCGACATAGTTTATGGCGAAGGCATTTCTCGCGAAGCAGAGTTTTTGGACCTCGGTGTAGATTTGGATATTGTCACAAAAAAGGGTATGTGGTTCTCTTTCGGCGAGGAAAAACTCGGGCAAGGGAGAGAAAATTCTAGGATTTTCTTGAAAGAAAATCCCGATATTGCCAATAGAATCGCCAATGGGATTAAGGCCAAACTCGGCTTAGAGCTCAAGGATACACCTAAAACAAAAGTAAAAAAAGAGGATAAATAAAAAAGGTCGGTCACAATTGCGACCGACCCTAAGGAATGGAGTTTCAAGATCTCCCATAAGGGAGACTAAAGGATTTTACAGCCGCCGGCAGTATTTAGTTGGTCATCGACACGAATGTCATGTAACGCAACCGCTCGGGAGCTACCTTCATAAGATAATTGTTAGAGATCTTATTAACTTCATCCTCTCTAAAAGTATAAATAAATTTTTCTTCAATTCAAGCTCGAACTTACAAAGGGTAAATAATGCGTAAGGGCTTCTTTTTAATTCTCGCGGTGATACTTGTTTTATTGGGTTTAGGTTGCACGAAAACTTACTATGGGAGTTTTTTAACTGCTCAAGTAAAAATCGATCCGATAGACGAGTTTAAGGCTGGACAATATATCGTTTTAGCATTTAAAAATGCAAAAAAAGCCACCGCCGAGGGTTGGGAATATGAATTTTGGGCATATAAAAACCGAGAGTTTAATAAAAGCTATAAATTCCAGGCGAGACTTGTCGCCGGAAGACGTAATTTCTATCTAGTAGAAGAAATACCCGGAGCTCGCTCTGAAACAATAGCATCATTTCAAGCCAAACCCAATTACGATAGGATCAAAGAGAGGTTAACAGCTCATCTAATAAATTAAACCTAATTAGTCTTTCGCGCGTGCGCTTTCCGCAACCACCTTGACTGTCTCATAATAAGCGTCGATAGAGGCACCAGCATCCGCCCACCAACCATCGAGAGTGCTGTATTCAAGCTTACCTTGTTTAAGATAAACATTATTTACATCTGTGATCTCGAGTTCGTTTCTGTGTGAAGGCTCGAGAGTTCTTATAATATCGAAAACCTCCGGGCCATACATATATATTCCTATAACCGCAAAATTTGATGGTGGCTGTTTTGGTTTCTCGATTATCTTCTCGATATTACCTTTTTTGCCGAAACTCACCACCCCATAATCGCGTGGATCCTCTACCTCTTTAAGCAAAATTCGCGCGCCTTCTTTCTGTTTTTCGAAGTCGCTCACCGCCCTAGCAATGCTAGATTCTATAATGTTATCCCCAAGAAAAACGACAGTTTTATCTCCATCGACAAAATGCTCACAAAGACTGAGGGCTTCGGCTATACCACCCTCGTTCTGTTGATAAGCGTAGTTAAGGTGTTTTAGTCCGAACTCTGCTCCATTTCCTAAAAGCCTGAGGAATTCCCCTGCATGATTCCCACCGCATACAACCATTATATCCTTGATACCAGCATCGACTAGTGAGCGCAAAGGATAATAAATCATCGGGGCATCATAAACAGGCAAAAGGTGTTTGTTTGTTATATTTGTGAGAGGTCTAAGCCGAGAGCCGAGTCCACCGGCCAATATCAATCCCTTCATCGCATTCTCCGTTTTAAAATGCGAGGATCGGGATGCGGCAAACGCTTTCGAGGAATATAACCCGTTAATCTGCTCGGGTCAAGGAATATATTTTTTATACTTTATAGACTAATTTAAATAAAGAGATTAAAAAAGGAAAGGCAACTTCACTGCTTCTATCAACTATTACTAAATACCAGTATCCAGTTAGTTCAAACCAAGTATTCCGAATACTTCATCTATGCAAGTCACTGGTTTAATATCGAGGCCTGCCTTAATTTCATCTGAGATATCGGGGAGTTCCGGGAAGTTTTCTTTTGGAATAATAACGCGCTTGAGTTCCAACCTTTTTGCCGCAACGAGTTTTTCAACAAGCCCGCCTATGCGAAGCACTCTTCCTGTAAGTGTGATCTCACCAGTCATTGCAGTGTCGCTTCGTATCGCTTTGTTGAGGAATAATGAAAATAAAGCGCTTGCGATACATATACCGGCAGAAGGGCCATCCTTTGGAACTGCGCCTTCAGGAACATGGATATGTATAGTTTTATGTGCAATCTTCTCTTTCTCAAATCCAATAGTGACTAATCTCTTTTTCACAAAGGTCAATGCTGTTTTAGCGGACTCCTTCATAACATCCCCGAGTCTGCCTGTTAGAACAAGTTCCTCTTCGCCTTCGATCATTGCTGTTTCAAAGCGAAGAACCTCTCCTCCATAGGATGTCCACGCCAAACCAAGAGCCTCACCTGGAGATAATACATCTGGCAAATTCGAACCCCTGAATGGCGCTATTCCTACATATTTTATAAGATCTTTTGCCGATATGTCAATACGCGTCGGTCTCCGCTTTTTTTTGACTATCTTCGAGGCAATAACCCGCATTATCTTGCCGAGTTTGCGTTCGAGTCCTCGGACACCGGCTTCTTGAGTCCAGCCACGGACAAGCATTCTTATAGAATCGCTAGTAAACCGTATCTGCACCTTGTCGAGACCATTTTCGATCCTGAGCTTTGGTATTAAGAATCCCTTTGCAATGGATTTTTTCTCCGTGATCAGGTACCCCGGTATTCTGACTATTTCCATTCTATCAATAAGTGCTGGTGGTATCCCGGCAGTTGTGTTTGCGGTTGTGATAAAAAGAACCTTAGAAAGGTCGAATTCCACTTCGAGATAGTGATCCACAAATGTGGAGTTTTGTTCGGGATCGAGAGCTTCCAGAAGAGCTGAGGCCGGATCTCCACGGAAATCTGTTCCGAGCTTGTCTATCTCGTCTAAAAGGAATACTGGATTCGAGCTTCCAGCTACCTTCAATTGTTGTATTATTCTTCCGGGGAGCGAACCTACATATGTTTTTCTATGGCCTCTTATCTCAGCCTCGTCGCGAACCCCCCCGAGTGACACTCTAACAAACTTACGTCCTAGAGCGCGGGCAATGCTTTTTCCAAGGGATGTTTTACCGACACCGGGCGGCCCAACAAGACACAAAATCGGACCTTTAACCGCTGAAGAAAGCGCCATCACTGCGATATGTTCGGTGATTCGCTCTTTAATTTCGTCGAGCCCAAAATGATCATCGTCGAGTATTTTCCTAGCCCTATCGATATCAGTATTATCTTCAGTAAACTCGCCCCAAGGCAAGGCCATTATCCAATCTATATAGTTTCTTGTCACCGCAGATTCTGGGCTTGAAGGATGCATCCGCTCAAGGCGTTCAAATTCTTCCTCGAGTCTTTGCATTATATCTGGTTTTAGATTTTTTAATTTAGCCTTCTTCCGCAAGGCTGCTATCTCCGGGTCCAAATCAGAACCTAGTTCCTTCCGAATTGTCTCAAGTTGTTCTCGAAGATAATATTCTCGCTGGCTGTCGGATATTCTATTACTAACTGTTTTATCGATATCTGCCTGCAAACGAAGAATCTCTACCTCTCTGCTAAGATGGGCAAGAATATTTCCAAGTCTATCTTCGGGGGAAAAACACTCCAACAACTTTTGCTTCGCAGCGAGCGGCATTGATATATGCGCGGCTATTATATCCGCTAATGTTCCAGGATTTTCGATATATGATTCGATAGTACCGACTATCTCGGGAGGAACGCTCTCCTCCATTTGCGAATAAACATTAAATCGCTCGAGGGTTTTTCTTGCAAGAGCTTCTGCTCTAGGGCTTGCTTTCTCGCTTTGATCCTTAACAATCTCGAAAACAGCCTCCATATAATCTCTGCCAAAAAAGAAGCGCTTTATTTCAGCTCGTGATTCACCCTCTATGAGAACTTTCATTGTTCCCTCTGGAAGCCTTAGAAGCTGTATAACTTTAGCTACTGTCCCTATTCGATATAGATCATTTGCTCGGACTTCCTCGTTGGCAGAATCCTTTTGAGCCACAACAATCACCTTACGTTCGGTGATCATAGCCTCTTGAACAGCCGAAAGGCTTCTTGCGCGGCCCACTAGAATTGGAGTAATAACCTCGGGGAAAACTACAATTTCTCGGAGTGGTATTATTGGTAGGCGATTTTCCTTCATATTTAAACCTTAATCAGTAAGTTTAATAATGCTTTTATCGATTGTCAAACTATATTTATCCACAAAATATAGTTTTTCTCTAAGTTGTTGATAATTAAGGGGTGTGTTTGAAATAAATTTTTTATGGGTGTAAATCCCTAAAATCCTGTAATTCAATATTAATTAAGATTTTATCTAAAACTTGTATTAAAATTCAATTTGTCCCTTGACATCAGACAATACAGCTTTTATTTTTAATCTGTAATCGGTTTGCGGGTTTTTTCCGATCAATTTGTTTTAAAAACACGATAAATGCCTATGATTAAGCATTTTGAGAGCGATAATTAAGAATATGCGCTTAAGCGCTTTATTAGGAAGCTTGGTTTTTAAAAACTGTGGATAAATACCTTTTTTTATCATTAAATAAAAATAAAGTAAAAATTAATTATTTATCAACATTAATTATGTTGATAAAATGAGGATATCTCTTTAAAATGGCTAATAATAATAAAGAACTTTGGGATGTTTGCTTAACAGAATTTAGATCTAAAATTAATAGACAAAGCTATGCTACATGGTTTGAAGATACTGAAGGTTTATCTGCAGAGGGCCAAAACCTTGTGGTCAAGATTCGCGATCAATTTACTGCAGATTGGCTAGAGCAACATCACCTCGAGATGATTTTCGATGTTATAGTAAGATCTATAGGAGAATCTTATCGACTTACTTTTGCAGTACCCCATGGAGATGGTTCTTATTCTTATTCTGTCCCAGAATTGCATAAATATAAGCGATATGATTCTGATACAGCCTCAGAAGACCGCCATTTAAATTCAAAATATTCCTTCGATTCTTTTATTGTTGGAGACTTTAATAGATTTGCACACGCTGCAGCTCTTGCGGTTGCAGAGGCACCTGGTAAAAGTAAGTATTCTCCGTTGTTTATTTATGGTGGTACCGGACTCGGAAAAACTCATCTTATTCAGGCAATAGGTCATTTCATTAAAGAGGAAAATCCGCACACAAAGGTTATCTATGTGACCAGCGAACGATTCACAAACGAATTTATTGGAAGCTTAATATCAAAAACAACCGCCGAGTTTAACAGGGTTTATCGTAACGTAGATGTTCTTCTTGTGGACGATGTTCACTTCTTCTCTGGAAAAGAATCTATTCAAAGTGAATTCTTCCATATATTTAACTCTCTTCATCAAAAGGGTAAACAGATTGTCCTTACAAGCGATGTTGCGCCTTCGACAATCACTGGCCTCGAAGAAAGGCTTCTTTCGAGACTAAAGTGGGGCTTGGTAGTCGATATTCAACCACCCGATCTCGAGGGTAGAATGGCTATATTACGCCGAAAAGCAGAGTTCGATGGCATTGCCCTTAATGAGGATGTTCTAGTATATATCGCTGAAAATATTGTATCTAATGTCAGAGAGCTCGAAGGCACCCTCATTCGCCTTTTAGCATATGCTTCTATAACCGGTTGCGATATCGATATTAGCGTTGCTCGGGAGGTTATCAGCCACTATCACAACGGCTCAAATAATAAAAAAATCGGGCCTTCAGAGATATGTCGCGAGGTTGCCTCGGTTTTTGGTGTTGCAGAAAAAAATCTCTTGAACGCTCGGAGAACTCAACCTTTAGCGCTCGCTCGCCAAGTTGCAATGTATCTCTGCCGAGAACTAACTGACAATTCTCTGAAGACAATAGGTCTTTATTTTGGTGGAAG encodes:
- the lon gene encoding endopeptidase La, which translates into the protein MKENRLPIIPLREIVVFPEVITPILVGRARSLSAVQEAMITERKVIVVAQKDSANEEVRANDLYRIGTVAKVIQLLRLPEGTMKVLIEGESRAEIKRFFFGRDYMEAVFEIVKDQSEKASPRAEALARKTLERFNVYSQMEESVPPEIVGTIESYIENPGTLADIIAAHISMPLAAKQKLLECFSPEDRLGNILAHLSREVEILRLQADIDKTVSNRISDSQREYYLREQLETIRKELGSDLDPEIAALRKKAKLKNLKPDIMQRLEEEFERLERMHPSSPESAVTRNYIDWIMALPWGEFTEDNTDIDRARKILDDDHFGLDEIKERITEHIAVMALSSAVKGPILCLVGPPGVGKTSLGKSIARALGRKFVRVSLGGVRDEAEIRGHRKTYVGSLPGRIIQQLKVAGSSNPVFLLDEIDKLGTDFRGDPASALLEALDPEQNSTFVDHYLEVEFDLSKVLFITTANTTAGIPPALIDRMEIVRIPGYLITEKKSIAKGFLIPKLRIENGLDKVQIRFTSDSIRMLVRGWTQEAGVRGLERKLGKIMRVIASKIVKKKRRPTRIDISAKDLIKYVGIAPFRGSNLPDVLSPGEALGLAWTSYGGEVLRFETAMIEGEEELVLTGRLGDVMKESAKTALTFVKKRLVTIGFEKEKIAHKTIHIHVPEGAVPKDGPSAGICIASALFSLFLNKAIRSDTAMTGEITLTGRVLRIGGLVEKLVAAKRLELKRVIIPKENFPELPDISDEIKAGLDIKPVTCIDEVFGILGLN
- the thpR gene encoding RNA 2',3'-cyclic phosphodiesterase yields the protein MRSSQNQIRTFICLELPKDIQKTIDNGLTEPLRKTSARCSFVKPGNLHLTLKFLGDIDPSEIDHISGEILESIRGYPPFKLSLSKVGSFGGHTPRVVWAGLDGEIMRLGEVASNIDKALAKLGFKKEKRAFKPHLTVARVRDNQRSDELLRIIREVGSLTGDFTADKIIFMKSKLSSGGSIYEPLAEFPLLA
- a CDS encoding CinA family nicotinamide mononucleotide deamidase-related protein: MDFVIIAIGDELLSGRTIDTNSAWLSSQIDKLGFQTTWHLTVADKIDTITEAITRAKRRGSVCILSGGLGPTVDDVTIEAICKFFGRKLLTEESILDEIKEKYIDRGLPLPKSGIPNEALIPERATALKNSVGMAPGILIEEDGFILIALPGVPHELKDIFIHCVAHFLEKYQPKNSVLTNVIYTTGIAESSLSCKLEKILHKFPEQKIAFYPGYYGVEVRLTSTTNAGFKSFSEKIFEICKPWCYSTVKRDLPNIIGALLKKRNHKVSAAESCTGGLLSSRLVDVAGASMWFEGGVVSYSNDAKVELLGVEHSVLEKYGAVSGVVASQMARGSCIKFHADYGLSTTGIAGPTGESKEKPLGLVFYAVHSPEGTFIRSNIFAGGRESHRHKTSQAVLTMLWLILEGRYNNHIWVDGSKEFLL
- a CDS encoding NTP transferase domain-containing protein; amino-acid sequence: MKGLILAGGLGSRLRPLTNITNKHLLPVYDAPMIYYPLRSLVDAGIKDIMVVCGGNHAGEFLRLLGNGAEFGLKHLNYAYQQNEGGIAEALSLCEHFVDGDKTVVFLGDNIIESSIARAVSDFEKQKEGARILLKEVEDPRDYGVVSFGKKGNIEKIIEKPKQPPSNFAVIGIYMYGPEVFDIIRTLEPSHRNELEITDVNNVYLKQGKLEYSTLDGWWADAGASIDAYYETVKVVAESARAKD
- the recA gene encoding recombinase RecA, which produces MANNEKQRDKALELAIESIHKAFGDGAIMRLGDNGTPKQIPSISTHSLGLDLALGIGGIPRGRISEIFGPESSGKTTLALHVIAEAQKKGGLAAFIDAEHAMDPVYAEALGVKVDSLWVSQPDNGEQALEICETIVRSGAMDIVVIDSVAALVPRAEIEGEMGDRQVGAQARLMSQALRKLAGAISKSNTAVVFVNQTRMKIGVMFGNPETTSGGVALKFYASVRINIRRGATIKVKEQSIGNKVYIQVVKNKLAPPFRKTECDIVYGEGISREAEFLDLGVDLDIVTKKGMWFSFGEEKLGQGRENSRIFLKENPDIANRIANGIKAKLGLELKDTPKTKVKKEDK
- the dnaA gene encoding chromosomal replication initiator protein DnaA — encoded protein: MANNNKELWDVCLTEFRSKINRQSYATWFEDTEGLSAEGQNLVVKIRDQFTADWLEQHHLEMIFDVIVRSIGESYRLTFAVPHGDGSYSYSVPELHKYKRYDSDTASEDRHLNSKYSFDSFIVGDFNRFAHAAALAVAEAPGKSKYSPLFIYGGTGLGKTHLIQAIGHFIKEENPHTKVIYVTSERFTNEFIGSLISKTTAEFNRVYRNVDVLLVDDVHFFSGKESIQSEFFHIFNSLHQKGKQIVLTSDVAPSTITGLEERLLSRLKWGLVVDIQPPDLEGRMAILRRKAEFDGIALNEDVLVYIAENIVSNVRELEGTLIRLLAYASITGCDIDISVAREVISHYHNGSNNKKIGPSEICREVASVFGVAEKNLLNARRTQPLALARQVAMYLCRELTDNSLKTIGLYFGGRDHSTVIHAVNCVRDRIRLDSILADKVAKVRADLHL